Below is a genomic region from Methanococcus vannielii SB.
ATAATCGTGATAAAAACAAATATTGGTAGAAAATATATTCTAGTTGATGGGCATCACAGGGCAGTTGCAGCTTACCTTTCATGTATTAATGAGTTAGAGGCTCATGTTTTAGAAATTGATACTGATAAAAAGATGGGAATTGAAAAAACTGCTGAAAAACAAGGTTTAGTGTCTTTAAAAGATGTTAAAATAATTGATGAAGATAAAAGTAATTGCAGTAGCACATATAAACTTAAGTCAAGCATACTTGAGATTTAATTTAAAAATTTTTTTTAAATCCGTTAAAAAGTTAAAATAATTATCTAAATCTACTGTATTTATAAAATATCCTGCAAGTTCCTTCATCAGAAACCATGCAACTTCCAACCGGATTTAAAGGGTCACAAGTCTTTCCAAAAAGTTTGCAGTCATTTGGAAGTTTTTCCCCCCTTAATATTTCACTGCATATACAGGCCTTATTTATTACCTCTTTAATTTCTGGAATATCGATATTTTCAGAAACATCGTACTTTTTAAATTCTTCTCTTAATTTCATTCCGCCATCTTTAATCACCGGAAACCCCCTCCAAGCAACGTCTGAAGGTTCAAACACCTTATTCATAATTTTTTGTGCAATAACGTTTCCTTCTTCCTTCACTGCTCTTTTATATTCATTTTCAACTTTAGCTTCGCCCTTTACAAGCTGTTTTAGTATCATTACAAGGGAGGCCATAACATCAATTGGTTCAAACCCTGCAACAACCATCGGAGCTTTATATGTTTCACATGGCCCATAATATGGTTTTAAACCAGTAATTGTTGAAACGTGACCTGGACATATAAAACCGTTTAACTTCAATTCCGTTCCACCACTAAGTAAAAAGCCCATTACTGGCGGAGTTTGCCTATGTGAATTTAATATGTAGAAATTTTCAGGTTTTGATAGGAGTTCAGCAGCTGTTGTTGGTGCAGTAGTTTCAAAACCAATTGCAACAAAAATTACCTTTTCATCCTGCTTTTTTGCCAATTTTACTGCGTCTGGAATTCCGTAAACAATTCTAACATCCGCTCCTTCAGATTGAAGCTCCATTAGCGACTTTTTGCTTCCTGGAACCCTATACATATCACCTAAAGTTGCAATCGTGTATCCTTGTTCTGCTAAATACATTGCTTCATCAATTTCTTTTTGGGTTGTAACACATACTGGGCATCCGGGTCCTGGTACTACAGTAATATTTTCAGGTAAAACATCTCTAATTCCATATTTACAAATTGTATGTTCATGTGAACCACAAACGTGCATTATTTTTACGTCATCCAACTTTTCAGAGAGTTTCTGGATTGTTTGGATTGATTTTTTAATTAATTCCTTATCATTAATATTCATAATGTCATTATCCATTTTTTCCCTCTTAAATTACACTAAAATTACACTAATGAACTAAATGGTAAAATAATATATAAAAATATTAGAGTGGACTTTGTAAAATATCGGTTTTAAAAAAAGGATATATTATTAATAATTATATTTTAATCTATTTTGGTAATTTCTATTCTAATATATTTTTATAGAATGCGTTTAAATTATATATATCTTAAATATTATCAAAAAGGTTATAGAGGTGTTTTCATGTTCCCAGGCGGAAAAATGAATCCAAGAATGATGAAACAAATGCAAAAAATGATGAAAGATTTTGGAATGGATAGTGAAGACTTAAAAGCAGTAAAGGTTACTATCGAACTTGAAGATAAAATTATGGTATTTGATAAGCCAAAAGTCCAAGTAATGGATATGATGGGTACAAAAACGTATACTATTTCTGGAAGGTCTAAAAATACGTCGAAAACTGCGGAAAAAATAGAAGACACTGAAGTTAAGGTAGAAGTAACTGAAGAGGATATTGAAATGGTTGCAACACAATGTAACGTTTCAAAAGAGGAAGCTAAAACCGCTTTAGAAGATGTAAACGGGGATTTGGCTGAAGCAATTTTAAAACTTGGAAACTAAACCATATTAGTTTTCTATTTTATTTTTAGGCCGGTGAAAAGAATGGATATAGAAGGTTATGTAAGAAGATGTCTTAAAAAAGGCATTTCTGAAGATAAAATTATTGAAGACGGTTTTAAGCGAGTAGTTGAAATAAAGGAAACTGATGATGAATGGGCAAAACGATTTTTAGGAGCAGTTTTAGAAGAAGTTAAAACGACTGAAAAATACCATGATTCAAAGGACAATGCTTTGAAATATATATTAGACTGCCCTAATTCTGGAATTACAATGGGTAAAATGGGCGTTGGAAGTAGGGGGCAGGGGGATTTTTTTGTACACCGCGAAATTGCGAGAATTATTGAAAGTACTAAACAAAAAACCGAAGTTGATAGTACTGATCAAGACGACGCAGGAGTAGTTAGGGCAAAAGCAGAACACGTTGTAGTTGCAATTGACGGCACACACTCAAGACTCAGTGATTTTCCGTTTTTAGCAGGTTTTCACGTTGCAAGAGCTGCTTTAAGGGATGTTTATGTTATGGGTGCAGATGCAGTTGCATTAATTAGTGATATTCACCTTGCAGATGATGGGGATGTTTCAAAGATATTTGATTATACTTCGGGTATTTGCGCAGTCTCTGAAGCTGTTTCCGTTCCGCTAGTTGCAGGAAGTACATTAAGGGTTGGAGGAGACATGGTACTAGGGGATAGAATGGTAAGTGCAGTTGGTGCAATAGGTGTAATTGAAAAAGGGGAGCCTACAGCAAGAAAAAGAGCAGAGGTTGGGGACGTAATTTTAATGACAGAAGGGAGCGGTGGAGGAACCATTTCAACAACGGCACTTTACTATGGAATGTTTGACGTTATAGGGGAAACAATAAACGTTGATTTTTTAAAAGCGTGTAAAAGTTTAATTGAAAATGACCTTTTAAAATACGTTCACGTAATGACAGATGTTACAAACGGCGGTTTAAGGGGAGATGCATACGAAATATCAAATACTGCAAAAGTTTCCCTTGAAATTATTAAAGAAGATGTTTATAGCCTTATAAATCCAAAAGTGCTTAAAATGCTTGAAGAGTTAAATATTGACCCCTTAGGAGTTTCAATAGATAGTCTTTTAATAATAGCTCCAAACGAAAATTCTGCCGAAATTATGGAAAAAACTGGGGCAAAAAAAATTGGAATAGTAAAAGAAGGAAATACCAGTTATTTAATTACAAAAGAAGGAAAAACTGAACCATTAATTCCAAAGTTTAGGGAGGCTGCATATACTCCTGTTAAAAAAATCATAGGGGAACAAAAACCAGATGATTTTGAAGAAATGAAAGAAAAAGTTAAAAAAACGTGCGATATGGCAATAGAAAAGAAAAATTATATCGTAAATGATATTATTAAAAAAGATTAGAATTATGGTTTATTTATATTTAGTTCTTTTATTAATTTTCCAATTTTTGAAGGTTCTACAATATTAATATCGATATTTTTATTCTTTATGGAAATTTCAACTGTTTTTTTACTTTCAACAGACAGTTGCAGTCCAACTCCTTTTTTTTCAAGAGTATCTATTAATCCAAGTATTACATCCATATCCAAATTAAACCACCCTAATTTATTATTTTACTTCATATTCCCGTTATATATTTTTAAAGCTTCTTCAACAGATTTATCTTCAATAGTTATTGCATAAATTGCATTACACATATTTACTGCTTCATTTAATGGTTTTTGATGTATATTACGGCCAGTAGCATTTCCAAACGCTCCTGAAACATGGATTTGGTTATAAAGCTCCTTTAAAAATTCTTCAGGACTTTTACTTCCTCCACCTGCACATACTACTTTTGTTCTTCCTGAGGCCATAACTACTTCTTTAAATAATATTTCAGGATTTTCCCCTTTAGGATAATTTACCTTTACAAAATCTGCTCCAAGGCATGAAGCAACTCCTGCGGCCCCTGCAATTAAATGGGGGTCTTTTTCATTTTTAACGGCTTTTCCCCTTGGATAAACCCAGAGTACAACTACAAAGCCATTTTTATGGGCTTCGTATATTATTTTTGAAGCTTCAGAAAGCATTATTGACTCGAATTCACTTCCAAGGTATATTGTATACCCTATTCCAAGTATATTCAGTCCAGAATTCTGTTTAAACTCTAAAACATCGGCTACACTTAATAAAGCACAGCTTAAAGGGTCTTTTTGCTCAGTTTCTACGATATTAGTTTTAGAATTTAATTTAACAAGATAGTTTACACCACTGTAATCTCTTCCATAGCGAGATATTAATCCAAGCTGTGCTGCAAATACTCCGATTTTAGAATTAGCTGCAATTTTGAATAAATGCTCAGGGTCTGAATCATCTATTGAAATATTTTCGCCGTAAAAATCGTCATTAAGGTGCTCAATTTTTTGGTCTCCCGCAAAAAGCATTAATTTACCGGTATTTTTGGTAATTTCAAGGTAATTTTTTATATATTCGTCATACATGGATTTTGGGGTTTCCAAGGGAACTATTATATCCGTATTTTTTAATTTCTTAATCATGAAAATTCCCTCCCTATTTTTGAATGCTAACTATATTATCTGTTCTGGTTTAAACTTCTTTATATTTATTTTAAAAACTTAAATAAAAATTATTATATATGTTACTAACATAAGAAGGCATACATATTAAAAATGGGGTAGGTGAATAACATGTTTCGTGGGGGCGAACATGGAAATATTTTAAAATGGGAATTTATTATAGGAAAAAGTATAGATTCGAGTCCCAATTTCGATGAAAAGGGGACTGTATACGTTGGTTCAAGCGATAAATGTCTTTACGCAGTAAATCCTGATGGAACAATACACTGGTCATTTAAATCTGGTGAAGTAATAGAATGTAAACCGTTAATTGGAAAAGATGGTACAATCTATTTTGGTTCAGATAAGGTTTATGCAGTAAGTCCAAAAGGGGCTAAAAAATGGATTTTTAAAACTGAAAAAGCAATTTTGTCGGATTTTACAATATTTAACAATGTTTTATATGTATCATCTCTTGATGGTAATTTATATGCCATAAATCCTGACGGAACAGAAAAATGGAGATTTAAAACGGGAAAGTCGATTTATTCAACTCCAGTTGTATATAACGATGGTACAATCTATTTTGGTTCAAATGACGAACATTTATATGCCATAAATCCTGACGGAACAGAAAAATGGAGATTTAAAACAAATGACTCCGTAGTGTCCCAAGTTACTATTGGAAAAGATGGTACAATCTATTTTGGTTCAGATAAGGTTTATGCAGTAAATCCTGACGGAACAGAAAAATGGAACTTTTATGCGGGGTACTGGGTAGTTTCAAAACCTGCTATTTCAAATGATGAATCAATATATGTAACATCTCTTGATGGTAATTTATATGCCATAAATCCTGACGGAACAGAAAAATGGAGATTTAGTACAAAAAAGCGAATTGAATCTTCTCCCGCAATTGGAAAAGATGGTACAATCTATTTTGGTTCATATGATGGTAATTTATATGCCATAAATCCTGACGGAACTAAAAAATGGAATTTTGATACTGAAAACTGGATAGTATCTTCCCCAGTAATTGATGAAGATGGAACTATATACTTCGGTTCTAGAAACGGGAAGCTTTACGCTCTTTTAAATGGTTTATAATTATGTTATAATATCTATTTTATTAGAAATATTTCATAATTTTTTAATATTTATAAAACTAAGCTTTTTTATATGTATTTTACTTAAAGGTTTACGATTAATATTATTAAGAGTATTTGGTGGTATCATGAAAAAAGTAAAAGTATGCGCTCCTGGAACGTCTGCAAATTTAGGCCCGGGTTACGATATTTTTGGAATTGCCCTTTCAAAACCTTATGACATAGTTACTATTGAAAAAGTAGACGAATTTGGAATTAAAATCACATTAGAGGGAGAAAAAGCAGAAGAAATTCCAACAAATGTTGAAGAGAATACTGCAGGAGTAGTTGCCAAAAAAATGATTGAAGATTTTAAAATAGAATCAGGAATTCATATTCATATAGTAAAGGGAATAAAACCCGGAAGTGGCCTTGGAAGTAGTTCTGCATCGTGTGCCGGAGTTGCTTTTGGATTAAATGAACTTTTTGAACTTAAACTATCAAAATTAGACCTTGTGAAATACGCTTCTCTTGGTGAAGCTGTTGCAGCAGGTGCACCTCATGCAGATAATGTTGCTCCAGCAATATTTGGGGGATTTACCCTTACTACTAACTATGAACCTTTAGAAGTATTGCATATACCTGTAGAAATTGATGTAATTGTTGCACTACCAAATATACAAGTAAGTACAAAATCTGCAAGAGAAATTCTTCCAAAGGAGGTTCCAATGAAAAGCATGGTAAATAACGTTGGAAAAGCCGCAGGAATGATTTATGCATTATATAATAACGATTTAGACTTGTTTGGACAATACATGTCAAAAGATGCAGTAGTTGAGCCTTGTAGGGCCCAATTAATTACCGGTTATTTAGAAATAAAAGAAAAGTTAAAAGATTTAGTATACGGGGTAACGATTAGTGGTTCAGGACCTGCAATTATTGCAATACCTAAAAAAGAACACGTAATTGATATAAAAAATATATTTAAGGAAGTGTATAACTGCCCAGTTTACTATACTAGAGTTGGCCTTGGATGTTACATTGAAGAAATAGAATAACATCATAAAATCTTTATTTTTATTTTTTCCTTATTTTTATTTTTTAAAGTTAATTTAAAACCTGTAAAACCCTATTTATCTCTTCATTTTTAAATATTCGAATTTTATCTCCTTCGATAACATTTTCAAGATTATTATCATATTCATAAATCTCATAATTTAAATCATCCATTGCAATAATAACTTCTGAACTTACGGAAATTACAGTTGCAGTATCGCAGTCAGTAGCTTTTTTAATCAGTTTTACTTCTTTTTCGACATCATTCCAAGTTAAAGAGATTTTATCGCCTGATTCAATAGGGTTTAAATAAACTTTAACCTCATTAACCGAAGAAACAACATATAATTTTTTGGCATATTCTAAAATATCTCCAAGCTTAAATTCTGGAATTCTAACTGCAACAGTAATTCTATACTGGTCTTTTCCAGTATCTTTTTCAACACCAACGAGTTTTGCAGTTTCAATTGATTTTCCGCCGTATTGTGCCTTTATAGCTCCAGCAATGTTTCTAATTGCACCCATTGAACCCATTTGGTAATCTAAACCTTCTTTTTGAGATATAAATTTTGATATAAATGCCATTCTATCTTTATTTAATCTTCTTTCAGCTTCATCCCTTACAAACAAGTCGAGTTCTTTTTTTTCTTCTTCATTTAAGAATCTATTCATTGCACGGACTTGTAGCGTTCCTTCATAATAATTTGACATACATCTTGAGCATCTTGGACATTGAACCATATCTAAATAAACTGTAACTTTTTTTTCTTCTTCCCTTTCATTATCCTCACCAACAAGCTTTCCTTGAGCGAATACAACTACAGGAATTTCAACCCTTGACCGTTTTCCGCCCGGAAGCTGTTTTGGCTCTTGAACTATTATATCAACTTCAATACTCTTATTTGATTTTTTTAAATTATCCTTTGTTCCAAAATAAGCAATTTCCTCTAAAACTTCGTAAGTTTCTTTTTTTTGAGGGTCTTGCCAAAGTCTTCTTTTATATGAGCCACACATATGGCATACTTCAACATGAACCTCCTCATTTATCTCCATAAGTGGATTTACATGAGTATAGCAAATCTTACATAGTCCTTCTAAAAGTTCGTCTTCATGACCGCAACGGTAACAGAGTCCTTTCATAATAATCACCAAATAAAATTAGTCTTTAAAATAATAAAAAACTAGGGTAATGTAAAATTCAGGTTAAAAAGAAAAAGAGTTTTATAATGATTTCAATGGTTTCATTGCACCGCAAGCAGTACACTTTAAGAAGTGTATTCTTCCTTCTTTGATAATTTTTGTGTCGGGTTTTCCGCATTCTGGACACAAAACATACTCGTTTACATAGTTTTGGATTTTTTCATTTACCATTCTCCATCCAAACTTACCTTGTAGTATTAACCTGTTTCCTTCCATGTCTCCAGCAGTACCAAGTTCTTTCATTACGAATTTTGCAAACTCGTGAGTATCCCGCTCCATGAATTTTGCAATATCCTTGAAATTTTTAATAATGGTTCTATTTCCTTCCACAAAACTGTCTGCGGATGGAATTTCAAACCTTACATCACTGAATACTACTTCTGGAAGTTGTGATCTCGCTCTTTTTAATAATTCTTTGTAATCGAAGTAATCGACCATGTTTTCACCAAATTTAAGTTACAAAATAGACAATTGTAAAAAAGTAAACAATTTGTAAATGTGTTTTCTAGTCCATTATTTATATACTTGCCGTTAAATTAATATAGTTGTCCTGATACATAATGTTAAGCTAGGTTATACTAGCAGGTTAGTGACGGGTGTATTCCCGTAGGGCGTGTAGCGATTTAGCTGAACCCATAAACAGTAAAGACAAACAAAACTTAAGTGATAACATGAGCATGTATACTTATGTAAAAGAAGCATGGAAAGTACCTGCTAATTCATACGTTAAGGAATTATTGTGGGCAAGAATGCAAACATGGAGAAAAGAACCTTCAGTTGTAAGAATTGAGAGACCTACAAGAATTGATAGAGCAAGAAACTTAGGATACAAGGCAAAACAAGGAGTTGTCGTTGTAAGAGTAAGTGTTAGAAGAGGAGGTTTAAGAAAACCAAGACCACAACACTCCAAAAAACCTTCAACACTCGGTGTTAATAAAATTACAATGGCTAAATCAATCCAAAGAATTGCTGAAGAAAGAGCTGCAAAAAAATACCCTAACATGGAAGCTTTAAACTCATACTGGGTAGGGCAAGATGGAAAACAAAAATGGTACGAAGTTATCTTAATTGACCCATGCCACCCATCAATCAAAAACGACAAAACCTATGCATGGCTTTCAAATGGAAATCAGAAAGGAAGAGCAAACAGAGGTTTAACTTCTGCAGGTAAGAAGGGAAGAGGATTGATGTATAAAGGTAAGGGTGCTGAAAAAGCAAGGCCAAGTGTAAGAGCTAACGGCAAAAAGACAAAATAATTATTATTTAATAATACATAATATCTCTTTTTTATTCGTTTTAATTTTTCAATACTTTCAAAGTTATTTAAACCAGTTTTTGCAATATTTATTTTAATTGATTTTTTAATAATTAAAGAATTATTAAAATAGATATTAACTATTTAAAACTAATTTTCTTTCTTCTTCTGTAAGTTCGTACAAATCAAAGACCATTTTATCTATTTCTGAATCGGTTTTATTGATTTTATCTTGTAAATTATTTAATTCTTTTCTGTATTCTTCAAATATTTCGCTGTATTCTGGAATGTCTTTTTTAGGAATAGTTATTTTCTGTTTTTTAAGTTCTTTTACAAAGTCATTAAATTCTATTTCGTTAAATGAATCTAATTTTTTAGAAATTTCATTTAAATTTAGACTTACTTTTAGAATTTTAAAAAAATCTTTCTTTTTCTTTTGGAATTCTTTGTTTAAATTTAACATTAAATCAGCTTTTTCAATAAATGGTGCCTGCTTTTCGGGTGATATTTTTGGTATTGGAATTCTTGAAGTGACGGGATTATCAAACTGCATTGTACGAATTGCTTTTGCAAAAATAAATCGATATGCATACCAATTTATTAATTTTGAATTTAATAATAACCAAATTAATTTATTGGATACTTCGGGTTTTACAACAATTTGATTTATTGTATCAACGATTCTATAATCGCACCCCTTAGGGATACATGCCGTAATTTTTATATGATCCATTGGTTTTGTAATATGTGCAACAATTCTTTGAACTAAAACACTATTTTCATAAATAATAGATTTTTCATCATTTTCAACGTATTTTTTTCCAACTGTTCCTTTAATTCCAACAATACCGTGTCTTTGAATTTCGGCCCCGCCTAATACTCGGTAGTCGCCAGTTTCAGATATGTATTTTTGAAATAGTCCTCCCCTACTGTTACGTGAGATATCATTTAAGAAATGATCAAAACTATTCATTCTGTCCGCAATATTTAATTCTTGATTTGAAACGTTATTCAAAAAAAATCCATATTTTTCAAAAGTTGATTTATCAATGACTCCAATCTTATTTATTATAGGTTTATTCAGTACTGAAGTATGGTATGATCTAGTTTCGGAATTCTTTTTCAACTCAACAATGCATTGTTCTAATTTTACTTCGTCCCATACTTTTTTACAATCTACAATTTCAAAAATGTCTTCTTTTAAATATGAACGAATACTTTGATAATTGGATGAAAATATAAACGATTTTGGAATAATAAATCCGAGATATCCTCCATTTTTTATAGTGCCGTATGAAAATTTTAAAAAAGAGATGACAGTTTCACCACCTCCTTGAATATACTTATTTATCAGATAATTTTGTTCTACCGTACTTAATTTAGCACCATAAGGCGGGTTACCTATAACAACGTCAAAACCACCGTTTTCAATGATTTCTTTAAATTCTTCTTCCCATTTAAACGCTTTATCTCCTGCAACATTCATATCATCAATTAAAGAGTTTCCACATTTGATATTATTATCAAGTGCGGTTAATTTTTCCCCCTTTTCAACGGAATTAAGCCATAAAGAAAGTTTTGTAATTTCGACAGATTCGGCATTTAAATCTACACCGTAAAGGTTATTTCTTAAAATATCCGCTTTTAAGTTAAATAATGCAGTAGTTCCCCCCTGTAAATAAGATATAATCTTATTAACTTGATTTCCTTCTTTTACAAGATAATTTAAAGCTTGAATTAAGAAAGCTCCAGAACCACATGCAGGGTCAAGTATTTTTATATTTTTTAGAATTTCTTTATATTCTTGCCATGCTTTAAGGGAATAATTCGATTGAGTGTTAGTTCCAAGGTGAATACCATCTTTTAAACGATCTTTTTGCAACTGTTCGGTAGATACGTCGGTAAAATATTCTTTTGGTTTCCAAGTTTTAGATTTTCCGTCTTTAGTATTCTTGTTTTCTATTTTTTTAGCAATTTCTTCATTTATTTTGTTTTCAATCTCTTTTTTCCTATCTTCAAGCCAACCGCCAATAGCTTGTTCTACAATATATCTTGTTATATATTCTGGCGTATAATATACACCGTCTTTTTTTCTTTTACCTTTCGTTTTATCGAATTCTTCCCCGCTAACTGATGCCTTTATTTCTTCAAGGTCTGAAATAGACTGTTCAAATATATGTCCCAATATATTTACGTTCAAATCTCCCTCATAATCGTGAGTGGATAGCTTAACAATTTCTTTAAAAATATCATCTGAAACATTTAAACTGTCTAATTCTGCGTCTTTCTTAAATAGTCCCCCATTGTATGCAAAAATTCCGTTATTTTCATGACCTGAGTCTATGTTATCAAAGAGGAATTTATACAATTGCCAACGTGGCATTGAAAATTCAGTTTTAGCAGTTTTTTCCACCCTATCGATGATATCCGAAGGCAAAATTCCTTTACCTCTTGCAAAAAATACGAATAAAAATCTATCGAGGAGTTTTTGCGTTTTTTCGAGTAAAAATATTTCATCTTTTTCGGGATTATTGGCTTTTAACGTTTCGAATAACTTTAATCTAATGATTTTATATTCCGTATAAAACTTCTTAGTAATTGCTTCTTGATGCAATACTGTTTCAGAACACAGTTTTTCAGTTTTAGAGTCGCCAGTTTTAGAAATTAAGTTTTCAAAATTTAATAAATAGTAAAATTCCTTAAATTTATCATCATTTTTAAGTTCTGCAATGTCAAATAAATGATATTCTTCCATTCTAGTATTTACATAATTATAGAGCCTGATTTCCTTAAAGTTAGAAACTATTACCCATTTACAATTTTTTCCAGATTTTGCGGCATAATCAAAAGCCTGTTCTATCGG
It encodes:
- a CDS encoding Eco57I restriction-modification methylase domain-containing protein, yielding MEHILINKNVLKEKLEKFELSDILNLNEKRTILNKWITEIEDKGIETIKEEALQGLFLGEIFGTVLNYISRIGNTEWNLEYEQKTKVDSKKADGALGFFESEVGGGDIHAVIELKDGKTNLDLKQNRKDDKRTPIEQAFDYAAKSGKNCKWVIVSNFKEIRLYNYVNTRMEEYHLFDIAELKNDDKFKEFYYLLNFENLISKTGDSKTEKLCSETVLHQEAITKKFYTEYKIIRLKLFETLKANNPEKDEIFLLEKTQKLLDRFLFVFFARGKGILPSDIIDRVEKTAKTEFSMPRWQLYKFLFDNIDSGHENNGIFAYNGGLFKKDAELDSLNVSDDIFKEIVKLSTHDYEGDLNVNILGHIFEQSISDLEEIKASVSGEEFDKTKGKRKKDGVYYTPEYITRYIVEQAIGGWLEDRKKEIENKINEEIAKKIENKNTKDGKSKTWKPKEYFTDVSTEQLQKDRLKDGIHLGTNTQSNYSLKAWQEYKEILKNIKILDPACGSGAFLIQALNYLVKEGNQVNKIISYLQGGTTALFNLKADILRNNLYGVDLNAESVEITKLSLWLNSVEKGEKLTALDNNIKCGNSLIDDMNVAGDKAFKWEEEFKEIIENGGFDVVIGNPPYGAKLSTVEQNYLINKYIQGGGETVISFLKFSYGTIKNGGYLGFIIPKSFIFSSNYQSIRSYLKEDIFEIVDCKKVWDEVKLEQCIVELKKNSETRSYHTSVLNKPIINKIGVIDKSTFEKYGFFLNNVSNQELNIADRMNSFDHFLNDISRNSRGGLFQKYISETGDYRVLGGAEIQRHGIVGIKGTVGKKYVENDEKSIIYENSVLVQRIVAHITKPMDHIKITACIPKGCDYRIVDTINQIVVKPEVSNKLIWLLLNSKLINWYAYRFIFAKAIRTMQFDNPVTSRIPIPKISPEKQAPFIEKADLMLNLNKEFQKKKKDFFKILKVSLNLNEISKKLDSFNEIEFNDFVKELKKQKITIPKKDIPEYSEIFEEYRKELNNLQDKINKTDSEIDKMVFDLYELTEEERKLVLNS